A segment of the Rickettsia bellii RML369-C genome:
GATATAAAAGTCCGTTTAGTGCAACCATCAATCCCTCAAACCGAGAAATGGAGTGAGGAAGAATTTTGGCATAATTTAATGCTGCATATTAATTTATCAGAGAACTCACAGCCTATAGATTTAGTTATTTGGTCGGAAGCTGCTTTAGTAGTACCTTATGATATACCTGTAGTTAAATCAGAGTTGTTAGGGCTACTAAATTCGGTAGATGCTACTTTGATTACAGGTGGGATATCCGATAATAAAAAACGGGGAGAGGATTTTGAACTTTATACTGCTATGTATGCTCTTGAAAAGAACGGCAATAAATTATTTGAATATCATAAATCTCATCTAGTGCCTTTTGGTGAATATATGCCATTTAAAAAAATACTACCTTTTAAAAAGCTAACTCATGGTTTTGTTGATTATACTGAAGGAAATGGCGGACTTGTATATCTTGACAAATACAACCTAAAAATAAAACCTTTGATTTGCTACGAATCTATTTTCCCTGACTTTGTCCGAACGAATAATGAAACAGCCGATGTAATAATTAACGTTACAAATGATGCATGGTATGGAAAGTCTAGCGGACCATATCAACATTTTCATATTAGCAGAAGTAGAGCTGTAGAAAATGGTCTACCGATGGTTAGAGTAGCAAATAATGGTATTTCTGCAATAATAGACCCTCTTGGTAGGGTAATAAAAAAATTAGATTTAAACGAAATAAATTATATTGATGGTTTAATTCCTAAAAAACTAGATTCTCCCACAATTTTTTCGAAATTTGGAAATATTACTATTCTGCTAATCGTATTTTTTATATTTTTAGTTAACTATTTATTAGATAAAAAGCTTATTAACTCAAGGGATTAGTTTAATTGTATTAAATTTTAATAAAGTTGCTTGATTAAATACGTGCTATGTGTATAATGTATATTTAAAGTTGAATATACTTTGCAATAACCAATTTTTAATATTAAGCCTATTATTAATTATGAATACAATAAAACACATAGATAAAATCGCAAGTGAACGCTTAAAGCAACGTCGTATTGCAATAGGTCTTAGTCAAAAAGAACTCGGCGAAACTTTAGACATTAGTGCTATTCAAATAAAAAAATATGAAGAGGGAATAAGTACTATACCAGTAAGTAGATTATATGTTTTAGCAAAAATTTTAAATACGCCGTTAAAGCATTTTTTCAACACTTCTATTTCTGAAGAAGAAAGGTTAAATACTGACGATAATATTTTTGATAATGAAATTGAATATTTATCTAACGAAATAGATGAGCATCTTTTAAATAATGTGGCTGAAGAAGACGAAGATTATGAATATAACATTCCTTTTAGTAGAGAAGACTTAACTAGAACTTTAGAGAGAGAAATTTTATCATTAACTAGAGCGTTTACTAAAATACAGAATCCAGATGTTAGAAAAATAATCATTGAGCTTGTTAGATCACTCGCTATTTGCGTATAAGTATTTTCCTGTTACTCTGCATTGCTTATTGCGAGGAAGCGTTGTGGCATGAATCAATTCTATCCTGTGATGGCGTTGTTTCGTGGATGCCAAGCTGTCATTGCGAATGAGCGAAGCGAATGTGGCAATCTAGGAAAAATAATAAAAAATGCTATAAGTTAGCATTTTTTAGCTGGATCCCGTGAATAAATCACGGGATGACAGACGGAAAAAATGATCCACTAGGGCAATGCCGTCACGGCATAACAAGTGTTAAACTGGACCATACAACAACATTAATTTTTCCTTGTAATAAGGGAAAAACAAACCACACAGGCAATAAATCTTTATCTGTAATCTATATTATGCTAAAATGCTGTCTTTAATACTTTAAATAAAAAGGCAGCTATTAGTGTCAAAATTTTCCTTTAATATCAATCATCAATATAAAAAAGCAAGAAGCGGGATTATTACTACTGCTCACGGCAATATTCGTACGCCTGCTTTTATGCCGGTCGGAACAAGAGGAACTGTTAAAGCAATGCTGCCTGAATCGGTAGCCGAAACAGGGGCTGATATTCTGCTTGGTAACACCTACCACTTAATGCTACAACCAAGTGCCGAGCGTATTGCTAAGCTTGGTGGTTTGCATAAATTTATGAATTGGGGTAAGCCAATACTAACCGATTCTGGTGGTTTTCAAGTAATGTCTTTATCAAAATTACGCAAGATAACGGAAGAGGGGGTAAGTTTTAACTCGCATATTAATGGTGATAAATATTTGCTGACGCCTGAACGTTCTACCGAAATACAACATCTACTCGGCAGCACTATTACCATGGCTTTTGACGAATGTACGCCTTACCCTGCAACGTTTGAAGAAGCAAAAACCTCTATGCAGCTCACAACTAGATGGGCACATAGATCAAGAGAAGCGTTTGTTAAGCGAGATGGTTATGCACAGTTTGGTATTATTCAAGGTAGCACTTACGAAGAGTTACGTGAGCAATCGGCTAAAGATTTAATAGAGCTAGATTTTGAAGGATATGCTATAGGCGGTCTTGCAGTTGGGGAGGGGCAAGAACTTATGTTTAAAGTTCTTGCCCCTGATTTCCTACCGCAAAATAAACCTAGATATTTGATGGGGGTAGGAAAGCCTGCTGATATTATCGGAGCAGTCAGCAGAGGGGTAGATATGTTTGACTGCGTAATCCCGACTCGGTCAGGTCGTAATGGTCAGGCTTTTACAAAATACGGCACGGTAAATATCCGCAATAGTAAATATGCTGAAGATAACGATCCTTTGGAAGCTGATTGCCTTTGCCCTGCTTGTCAAAATTATAGCAAAGCCTATTTACATCACTTGGTGAGAATAGGCGAAATACTTGGAGCGATGCTAATGACTTGGCACAATCTTACATATTTCCAAAACCTTATGAGCCGTATTAGAGAGTATATTGCCTTAGGTAAAGATTTTGATTTTACTACTTGATGAACTTCAAAAATTGGCTACGTTGTCTTTTGCTGATAATCCTCACGTACTACATATACGCTGCGGTTATCAGCTGCAAGACGCCTTGCTCTTTTTGAAGTTGATCTTCGTAGTACTTATTTTATTTATATATATTAGCATCATGAAAAAATCCATAAAATCAAATAAATATTCTAATGCTGAAAAAGAAACTTTATATTTATTAAAAAGCCCTAAAAATGCTAAGAGATTAAAGCGAGCAATTAATGATTTTGAAGCAAATAAAAACTTTAAAACGACTTCTTTACAAAAACTCAAATGAAAAAAATTTTAGGAATTGAATCAAGTTGTGATGATACTAGTGTTTCTATAATAACTGAAGATAGGGAAATCTTATCGAATATAGTCATATCACAAAATACAGAACATGCAGATTATAAGGGAGTAGTGCCGGAAATAGCCGCACGTTCTCATTTAGCTAATCTCGAAAAAGCTATGAAGCAGGCTTTACTTGAGAGCAATACTAGCTTAGATGAAATTACGGCAATAGCTGCAACTTCAGGACCTGGTTTAATTGGCGGCGTTATAGTTGGCTCAATGTTTGCAAAGTCTCTTTCTAGCGTTTTAAATAAGCCTTTTATTGCAGTAAATCATTTAGAAGGACACGCATTAACTGCAAGATTAACCGATAACATCCCATATCCATATTTGCTTTTGCTAGCTTCCGGTGGGCATTGTCAATTTGTTGCAGTACTTGGGCTTGGAAAATACAAAATTCTTGGTAGTACTATAGACGATGCAGTAGGTGAGGCTTTTGATAAAGTGGCTAAGATGCTTGACTTGCCTTTCCCAGGTGGTCCTAAAATCGAAAAAAGGGCAAAGCTGGGCGATCCTTATAA
Coding sequences within it:
- the lnt gene encoding apolipoprotein N-acyltransferase; amino-acid sequence: MYKPKISCLLLGLLSGLVFAPTFLLPALLTLSYLCCLVQKSKDWQEAAKLGYIFGFGHFLSGIYWISIGVSVYISDFWWAIPFALFGLPIILAFFVSASCVFSFFVRNNKYYHFIFCLYWVLFEWVRSWIFTGLPWNLIGYAFSFSDILIQSLNIIGIYGLSFIVIYISTSFYPFFTKQFDQLKVLLLTSSITLAVIITYGSVRLHNHPTNFTDIKVRLVQPSIPQTEKWSEEEFWHNLMLHINLSENSQPIDLVIWSEAALVVPYDIPVVKSELLGLLNSVDATLITGGISDNKKRGEDFELYTAMYALEKNGNKLFEYHKSHLVPFGEYMPFKKILPFKKLTHGFVDYTEGNGGLVYLDKYNLKIKPLICYESIFPDFVRTNNETADVIINVTNDAWYGKSSGPYQHFHISRSRAVENGLPMVRVANNGISAIIDPLGRVIKKLDLNEINYIDGLIPKKLDSPTIFSKFGNITILLIVFFIFLVNYLLDKKLINSRD
- a CDS encoding helix-turn-helix domain-containing protein; amino-acid sequence: MNTIKHIDKIASERLKQRRIAIGLSQKELGETLDISAIQIKKYEEGISTIPVSRLYVLAKILNTPLKHFFNTSISEEERLNTDDNIFDNEIEYLSNEIDEHLLNNVAEEDEDYEYNIPFSREDLTRTLEREILSLTRAFTKIQNPDVRKIIIELVRSLAICV
- the tgt gene encoding tRNA guanosine(34) transglycosylase Tgt, encoding MSKFSFNINHQYKKARSGIITTAHGNIRTPAFMPVGTRGTVKAMLPESVAETGADILLGNTYHLMLQPSAERIAKLGGLHKFMNWGKPILTDSGGFQVMSLSKLRKITEEGVSFNSHINGDKYLLTPERSTEIQHLLGSTITMAFDECTPYPATFEEAKTSMQLTTRWAHRSREAFVKRDGYAQFGIIQGSTYEELREQSAKDLIELDFEGYAIGGLAVGEGQELMFKVLAPDFLPQNKPRYLMGVGKPADIIGAVSRGVDMFDCVIPTRSGRNGQAFTKYGTVNIRNSKYAEDNDPLEADCLCPACQNYSKAYLHHLVRIGEILGAMLMTWHNLTYFQNLMSRIREYIALGKDFDFTT
- the tsaD gene encoding tRNA (adenosine(37)-N6)-threonylcarbamoyltransferase complex transferase subunit TsaD, which translates into the protein MKKILGIESSCDDTSVSIITEDREILSNIVISQNTEHADYKGVVPEIAARSHLANLEKAMKQALLESNTSLDEITAIAATSGPGLIGGVIVGSMFAKSLSSVLNKPFIAVNHLEGHALTARLTDNIPYPYLLLLASGGHCQFVAVLGLGKYKILGSTIDDAVGEAFDKVAKMLDLPFPGGPKIEKRAKLGDPYKYKFPKPIINSGDCNMSFSGLKTAVRTLIMSLQEINDTIINDIAASFQFTIGEILSSKILEAIKVYEQITNDFNRNIVIAGGVAANKYLQELLSNCTKIHGYQLIYPPTTLCTDNAAMIAYAGLERYNNGLFTPLNFCPKARWSLEEI